A stretch of the Bacillus anthracis str. Vollum genome encodes the following:
- a CDS encoding GntR family transcriptional regulator, translating into MQITITNTSKEPIYEQISAQIKKLILLGDLKQGDALPSMRQLAKDLRVSIITTKRAYEELEKDGFINSIVGRGSFVAEQNIETMKEEKLKTVEEKLCEAIQNAKQMDVSLNELKEMLTILYEEENSWKT; encoded by the coding sequence ATGCAAATCACTATTACGAACACTTCAAAGGAACCTATTTATGAACAAATTAGTGCCCAAATAAAAAAGCTTATTTTACTAGGTGATTTAAAACAAGGAGATGCTCTTCCTTCAATGCGTCAGTTAGCAAAAGATTTACGAGTAAGTATTATTACAACGAAAAGAGCATATGAAGAACTGGAAAAAGACGGTTTTATTAATTCAATTGTCGGAAGAGGGTCCTTTGTAGCAGAACAAAACATTGAAACTATGAAAGAAGAAAAATTAAAAACAGTTGAAGAAAAGTTATGTGAAGCGATTCAAAATGCTAAGCAAATGGATGTTTCTTTAAATGAGCTAAAAGAAATGCTTACAATTTTATACGAGGAGGAAAACTCTTGGAAAACGTAA
- a CDS encoding YfzA family protein codes for MKLKKERPSRIRNWLKTIGAFFVMQLIYIILDMNSWIPNFKEGGVGDRLVNSEFFTEWFAPYKTKQFNVLTAVMAILLFLNVVTSAIKDAFSRKRIN; via the coding sequence ATGAAATTAAAAAAAGAGCGTCCTAGTCGAATACGAAATTGGCTGAAAACTATTGGAGCATTTTTCGTTATGCAACTAATTTATATCATCCTTGACATGAATTCGTGGATACCGAACTTCAAGGAAGGAGGAGTTGGGGATCGTCTCGTTAATTCAGAGTTCTTTACGGAATGGTTCGCTCCTTATAAAACAAAGCAATTTAATGTACTAACGGCAGTTATGGCTATTTTATTATTCCTAAATGTAGTAACAAGTGCAATAAAAGACGCTTTTTCTAGAAAAAGAATTAATTAG
- a CDS encoding NUDIX hydrolase translates to MDLTFKVEKTCFNYRGGVICKHDNKILILQGDSEDFWYVPGGRVKMLENSEDALKRELAEELAVPIEGKRLIWSVENFFTLSEQKFHGISFYYEVELHELPANGADQYILEEEGRTYLFKWVPVEELHAYNLQPAFIKEKVKDVSVHTEHTVLQK, encoded by the coding sequence GTGGATCTTACGTTCAAAGTTGAGAAAACATGTTTTAACTACCGCGGCGGAGTAATTTGTAAACATGATAATAAAATACTTATTCTGCAAGGTGACAGTGAAGATTTTTGGTACGTACCAGGCGGTAGAGTGAAAATGCTAGAAAATAGTGAAGATGCATTAAAACGAGAGCTTGCGGAAGAGCTAGCTGTTCCTATTGAAGGGAAAAGATTAATATGGTCAGTAGAAAATTTCTTTACGCTTTCTGAGCAAAAGTTTCATGGAATTAGTTTCTACTATGAAGTAGAGCTACATGAGTTACCTGCAAATGGAGCGGATCAATATATTTTGGAAGAAGAGGGTAGAACGTATTTGTTTAAGTGGGTGCCGGTAGAAGAGTTACATGCATATAATTTACAGCCTGCATTTATAAAAGAGAAAGTAAAGGATGTATCAGTTCACACAGAACATACCGTATTACAAAAGTAA
- a CDS encoding ABC transporter ATP-binding protein: MENVIELQNVSKSFKGFQINNFSMEVKKGFVTGFIGGNGSGKSTTIKMIMNLINPDSGNVSLFGMNYSTDAKRIKERIGFVYDDNVFYDELTLKEITKIIAPAYKKWDFNQFTYYKELFELPLNKKMKTFSKRMKMKASLAIALSHHAELIIMDEPTSGLDPVFRRELLDVLQNIMQDGEKTIFFSSHITTDLDRIADYITFIQNGKHIFTKDIYAIAEDYVLVKGPLDLLKFDTEREFISVRKANTGFEGLIENAHSIENLFDKDVVIEKPSLEDIMYFMKKGDSRCLI; this comes from the coding sequence TTGGAAAACGTAATAGAACTTCAAAATGTCAGTAAATCTTTTAAAGGGTTTCAAATAAACAATTTTTCGATGGAAGTAAAAAAAGGATTTGTTACGGGTTTTATTGGAGGAAATGGATCAGGTAAATCTACAACAATTAAAATGATTATGAATCTAATAAACCCGGATAGTGGAAACGTCTCCTTATTTGGCATGAACTATTCGACTGATGCGAAACGAATTAAAGAAAGAATTGGCTTCGTTTATGACGATAATGTGTTTTATGATGAACTCACATTAAAGGAAATTACTAAAATTATTGCACCTGCTTATAAAAAATGGGATTTTAACCAATTTACATATTATAAAGAGCTGTTCGAATTACCATTAAACAAAAAAATGAAAACATTCTCCAAAAGAATGAAAATGAAAGCCTCTCTCGCAATTGCCCTTTCACATCATGCTGAACTAATTATTATGGATGAACCTACATCTGGACTTGATCCTGTATTCAGAAGAGAATTATTGGATGTTCTACAAAATATTATGCAGGATGGAGAGAAAACTATCTTTTTCTCATCACATATTACAACGGATTTAGACCGCATTGCCGATTATATTACATTTATTCAAAATGGGAAGCATATTTTCACAAAAGATATTTATGCCATTGCAGAGGATTATGTTTTAGTCAAAGGACCACTAGATTTGTTAAAGTTTGATACTGAGCGTGAATTTATTTCTGTACGTAAGGCAAATACAGGTTTCGAGGGATTGATTGAAAATGCACATTCTATCGAAAATTTATTTGATAAGGATGTGGTGATTGAAAAACCGAGTTTAGAGGATATTATGTATTTCATGAAAAAGGGGGATTCAAGATGCTTAATTTAA
- a CDS encoding ABC-2 transporter permease, which translates to MLNLIKKDLILQKTFLPAYLLFLVTYLWAGMDVAYVIIICSAVFVINTYQSDDKDNANILVNSLPYTRKEIISSKYVGTLLFTIVIIPFCLVGKYFILDGMEFQLSIESYILGFLAVMLITAFYIPFFVAFKVKTLVPVFIFLSIGVIYLMKNTPYLLNKYANGVLTFLKEISDLKLFLLFAVIAVGCYGVSWILSIRIYQNKAL; encoded by the coding sequence ATGCTTAATTTAATTAAAAAGGATTTGATTTTACAAAAAACTTTCTTGCCTGCTTATCTCTTATTTCTAGTTACCTATTTGTGGGCCGGCATGGATGTAGCATATGTCATAATCATTTGTAGTGCCGTTTTTGTAATTAACACATATCAATCTGATGATAAAGATAATGCTAATATTTTAGTAAACTCATTACCGTATACTAGGAAGGAAATTATAAGTTCAAAATACGTTGGAACTTTACTTTTTACAATAGTAATCATCCCATTTTGTTTAGTTGGAAAATATTTCATTTTAGACGGCATGGAATTTCAACTTTCCATAGAAAGTTACATACTAGGCTTCTTGGCAGTCATGCTGATAACAGCATTTTACATCCCATTTTTTGTTGCATTTAAAGTGAAAACACTTGTACCAGTTTTTATATTTTTATCTATTGGAGTTATATATTTAATGAAAAATACTCCATATTTATTAAATAAATATGCTAATGGCGTACTGACCTTTTTAAAAGAGATTTCAGATTTGAAATTATTTCTTTTATTTGCTGTCATAGCAGTGGGGTGCTATGGGGTTTCATGGATATTATCTATTCGTATCTATCAGAACAAGGCTCTTTAA